TCCCGCGCCCGAGGGGCCGAGGATCGCCACGCGCTCGCCGGGGCGAAGCGTGAGATCCAGCCCGTCCAGCACGGGCGGCGCATCTGGGCGCCAGCCGAAGGTCACGCCGCTCAGCACCAGCTCATGGCCCGCGGGCAGAGGGGCGGGGTCGGCGGGTTCCTCGACGGGCGGGCGCGTGTCCGCGGCCTCGAAGAGGCGCCGGGCGCTGGCCGCGGCGCCCGCCATGAGCGCGCCGGCGCGCGGCATGAGGCCGAGCGCCTCGGCCGCCGCGATGGCGAGGAAGAGGGCGAGCACGGCCATGGCCGCCCCGGTCGGCCCGGCCAGCAGGCCCCAGCCCAGGGCTGCCAGCACCGCCACCTGCGTCAGCAGCGTGCCCGCCGTACCGGCCGCGGCCGAGCGCAGCGAGACCTCGCGCTGCGCCGCCATCAGCGTGGCGTCGGCAGCCTCCAGCCGGGCCAGGGCGCGCCCTTCGGCATTGGCGGCCAGCGTGTCCTCGAGCCCGGCGATGGGGTCCACCGCCGCGGCGCGCAAGCCGCCGCGCTCATCCGCCGCGCGCCGCGCCGCCCGTGCCGCGGCCGGCGCCAGCACCAGCGGCAGGATCAGGGCGAGCGCCAGCGGCAGGACCAGCAGCGCCATCAGCAGCGGCTCGGCCCCCAGCAGCAGGGCGATGGTGGCGACCACGGCCAGGGCCGCCGCCGCCGGCATGAGGCCGCCGAGATAGAGCCGGTCCAGCGCCTCGACATCCGAGATGACGCGGCCCAGCAGATCGCCCGAGCCGCGCAGGCCGATGCCGGCCGGCATGCGCTCGGCCAGGCGCCGGAAGAACCAGACGCGCGTATCGGCCAGGGCCTGGAAGGCGGCGGCGTGGGAGGCCATGCGCTCCCACCAGCGCAGCAGCGGCCGGATCAGGACGACGGGCCGGAGCCAGATCAGCGCCGCGACGCCGACCAGGCCGACGCCGCCCGCCCCGGCGGCCACGCCCTTGCCGGCCAGCGCCAGCAGCGCCACGCCGCTGAGCGCCGAGAGCATGCCGATGACGAGGCCCAGCATCAGCGCGCGGCGGCGCGAGCCCCAGAGCCGGAGGACGCGGTTGAGGTCAGCCCACATGCTGTTCCGCGAGCCGGTGCCCGGCCAGTTCGATGACGCGGCCCGACAGCCCCATGAGCTGCGGCGAATGGGTGGCGATGATCGCCGTCCGCCCGGTGCAGAGCCGTGCGATCGCCTCCATCACCTCGGCCTCCGTGCCGGGATCGAGCGAGGCGGTGGGCTCGTCCAGCAGCACCAGCGGCGAATCGCGCAGGAAAGCGCGGGCCAGCGCCACGCGCTGCGCCTGCCCGCCGGAGAGGCCGAAGCCGCCCTCGCCCACCACCGTGTCCAGGCCCTGCGGCAGCTGGGCGGCGAAGGTCATGACGCGCGCGGCCTCGGCGGCGCGCAGCACCTCGGCATCGGTCGCCTCGGGCCGGGCGAGGCGGATATTCTCGCGCAGCGTGCCGCCGAACAGGTGCGCGCGCTGGCCGACATAGGCCGAGAGGCGCCGGAGTTCGGCGGGCTTCAGGCGCGTCACATCCTCGCCATTGATGGCGATGCGCCCGGCCGAGGGCTTCACGAAGCCCATCAGCAGTCGCAGCACCGAGGATTTGCCGGCGCCCGAGGGGCCCACCAGCATGAGCGTCTCGCCCGGCGCCAAGGCGAAGGTCAGGCGCGGCAGGGCCGGGCGGTCCATCTCCGGGTAGCGCAGCTCCACCTCGGTGAAGACGAGCGCCACGCGGGGTGGGATCTCCTCCAGGAGCAGGCCGGGCGCCGGGGGGGCCTGCAGCAGCGGCGCGAGTTCGGCCGCCGCGCCACGCGCCGACATCGCCTCGTGATAGGCCTGGGAGAAGTTGCGCAGCGGCAGGAAGAAGACCGGCACGGCCAGGATGCAGAACAGCGCCGGCGTCGGATCGGTCACGGTGGGCGCCAGCAGCATGCCGTGCCGCCAGGCGAGGTAGCCCAGCGTGAAGCCGGCCAGCAATTCGAGCGCGGCGCTGGAGAGGAAGGCGACGCGCAGAACCCGCAGCGTGCGCTGGCGGAACTCGTCCGCCGCGGCGCCGAGCGCGCGGGCCTCGTCCTCGGCGCGGTTGAACTGCACCAGGGTCGAAAGGCCGCGCAGCCGGTCCACGAAGCGGCCTGACAGGCGACCGAGCACGTCGAGCTGCTTGCGGCTTTCCACCGCGGCGCCGATGCCGGTCAGCGCCATCGCCACGGGCACCATCAGGCCCATCACGGCCAGCACCAGCGCGCTGGTGCCGTCGAACTGCGCGACGATGAAGATCACGGCGGCCGGGCCCAGCACGGCCAGCGCGGCGGCCGGAACCCAGCGGGAGAAGAAACCGTCCAGCGCCTCCACCCGGTCCACCAGCAGGGTCGCCTTCTCGCCCACGCCGCGGGGGTCGGCCGGGCCCTGCTCCATCAGGCGGGTGAAGAGGGCGGCGCGGATGCTGGCCCGGGCGCGTTCGCCCGCCGCCTGCTGCGCGATTTCCTGCGACATCGAGAGGGCCGCGCCGAGCAGCGCGAGCGCACCCGCCGCCGCCAATTCGCCAAAGCCGCCGCCCAGCAGGCCAGGGCTGGGGAAGCCCAGGATATGGGCGAGCAGCCGCGCGATGAGGAAGACGAAGCCCACCTGGCACAGGATGCCCGCCAGGCCGAGCGCGATCGGCAGGGCGGCGCGGCCGCCCTGGGCGCGGACCTGCCGCATGAGCCAGGCCGAACCTTGGCGACCGTTACGAGGCGATTCCATCGGGTTGAAGATTAGGAGAGTTTCCGGCCGAGCGCCACGCCCCGCGTCACGCCGCCATCTTGCCCCTGGCGCGGCGCCGGGCCAGATGGGCGGCTTCGTCACGGATGGGTTTCGCATGCTTCCGCATCACGGCCGCTTTCCCTATTCCCCCTGGACCGCCCGCGCGCGGGAAAGCTGGCCCTCGGGCCGCAAGCTCGCCGTCTATCTCGGCGTGAAC
This region of Sediminicoccus rosea genomic DNA includes:
- the cydC gene encoding thiol reductant ABC exporter subunit CydC, producing MWADLNRVLRLWGSRRRALMLGLVIGMLSALSGVALLALAGKGVAAGAGGVGLVGVAALIWLRPVVLIRPLLRWWERMASHAAAFQALADTRVWFFRRLAERMPAGIGLRGSGDLLGRVISDVEALDRLYLGGLMPAAAALAVVATIALLLGAEPLLMALLVLPLALALILPLVLAPAAARAARRAADERGGLRAAAVDPIAGLEDTLAANAEGRALARLEAADATLMAAQREVSLRSAAAGTAGTLLTQVAVLAALGWGLLAGPTGAAMAVLALFLAIAAAEALGLMPRAGALMAGAAASARRLFEAADTRPPVEEPADPAPLPAGHELVLSGVTFGWRPDAPPVLDGLDLTLRPGERVAILGPSGAGKSSLAALLLKFAAPQSGTIQLGGTDIQDLSSAELRQRIVCLSQNARLFDVSIAENLRLAAPGAPDAALWRALAKAGVSEFVRSLPEGLETRCGEGGTRFSGGEARRIALARALLPPAAILILDEPTVGLDAEAERAFMATLATATEGRGLLIITHELTGAEPLDRVLRLAGGRLLPAAG
- the cydD gene encoding thiol reductant ABC exporter subunit CydD → MRQVRAQGGRAALPIALGLAGILCQVGFVFLIARLLAHILGFPSPGLLGGGFGELAAAGALALLGAALSMSQEIAQQAAGERARASIRAALFTRLMEQGPADPRGVGEKATLLVDRVEALDGFFSRWVPAAALAVLGPAAVIFIVAQFDGTSALVLAVMGLMVPVAMALTGIGAAVESRKQLDVLGRLSGRFVDRLRGLSTLVQFNRAEDEARALGAAADEFRQRTLRVLRVAFLSSAALELLAGFTLGYLAWRHGMLLAPTVTDPTPALFCILAVPVFFLPLRNFSQAYHEAMSARGAAAELAPLLQAPPAPGLLLEEIPPRVALVFTEVELRYPEMDRPALPRLTFALAPGETLMLVGPSGAGKSSVLRLLMGFVKPSAGRIAINGEDVTRLKPAELRRLSAYVGQRAHLFGGTLRENIRLARPEATDAEVLRAAEAARVMTFAAQLPQGLDTVVGEGGFGLSGGQAQRVALARAFLRDSPLVLLDEPTASLDPGTEAEVMEAIARLCTGRTAIIATHSPQLMGLSGRVIELAGHRLAEQHVG